The genomic region TCTCTGTATGCATGCTCGCGGCAATTTCTTCCGCTAATAGCATGAAATCTGAGAGTTCTCCTGAGATATCAACAAGTGACATGCCAGGTTTCAGTTTTATTCCGTTGATGATGTAGTGGATTATTCCAGTGGCTCCAAGTTTTGACAGTTTGTCAGCTTCCCATAGGATTTGCGCTTCTAGTGGTTCAAGCGGCTCTTTCAAAGTGAGGCCAACATGTTTCTTGATGATATCACATATCTTGTCAACACTCTGCTTTCTGATTTGCATTTCTAATAGAATTTCTCTTGTCAATTCTGAGCTTTTTTCACCATGGTTATTAGGACCATGAATTCCATGTTTGGCGACATCATGAAGCCAAGCTGCTGCTAAGGCCGCCTTTCTGTT from Candidatus Thorarchaeota archaeon harbors:
- a CDS encoding HD domain-containing protein, which gives rise to NRKAALAAAWLHDVAKHGIHGPNNHGEKSSELTREILLEMQIRKQSVDKICDIIKKHVGLTLKEPLEPLEAQILWEADKLSKLGATGIIHYIINGIKLKPGMSLVDISGELSDFMLLAEEIAASMHTEKAQEIASKRLNTMKSFVKFLEQEVQRRED